TTTCTACTATATTTTCGCGTGTAAAAGTCCTTGGTGCACGCATAATAGATACCATAACTTCTTCAATAACCTGATTTGTATCTAAATCAACGATATGACCATAATGAATTGTGTGAGAAGGAACCTCTGTTAAGTCCTTCCCTTTAAAAATACGATTAACTTTTTCAACCGCATCATCCCCACTTACTCGAACAATGGCAATTGCACCCTCTCCAAGCGCTGTGGAAATCGCGGCAATTGTATCAAATTCCATGTCCTTTCACCTCACTTGCTTATTTATCTCTATTTCAACATGATTATTTTCTTCACTAAATTATTAGAATACCATAACCAACCTATCTACAAAAGAATAATAACTCATTTTATTATGTCCTCATGTAAAAAACACTAAACTTATTCACAGTGGATAAGTTTAGTGTTTTTTAGTTATCCACATCTATTTTCCCCTCAAAAAAACCGGCACTCAATCGAGTAACCGGTCACTTGGAAGATATTACAACATGTCGATGTGGCTCTTTTCCTTCAGAAGTTGTAATGATATTTTGATGATTAGATAATGCTTGGTGGATAATCTTTCGTTCAAAAGATGGCATAGGCTCCAACACAACTCTTTTTTTCGTATTCGCTACTTGTTTTGCTAATCGATAAGAAAGTGCTTCTAATGTAGCTTTTCTCTTACTACGATAATTTTCAGCGTCTAGTGTGATGCCAATATACTGCTTCGTATTACGATTCGCTACAAGTTTTATCAAATACTGTAAGGAATTCAAGGTGTTTCCTCTTTTCCCAATCAAAACACCTACGTTTTTACCGGAAATTGTAAATTCGACTTCTCGTCCTTTTACAATTTTACTAATCTCAGCTTCCACACCCATATCTTGAATAACATTTTTTAAATATTCTTCACATTCCTGAATTGGGTCTTTCTTCAATACAACTTCTACTACTGCAGGTCGGTTCCCAAATAAACCTAAGAACCCTCTCTTACCCTCATCGATAATATTTATATCCACTCGGTCCTTTGAAGCGTTTAATTGCCTTAAAGCATCTTGTACTGCCAGCTCGACTGTTTGTCCTTTAGCAGTAATTATACTCACTTGCTTGATCCTCCTGCCTTACTAGCCTTAATTTCTGGCCCCTTGATCAAGTACATTTGAGCGATACCAAAGATATTACCAACAACCCAGTAAAGTGATAATGCAGCTGGGAAGTTAATTGCAAAGATTAGAATCATGATTGGCATTAACCAGATCATCATTGCCATTTGCGGATTTTGACCAGCTGTTCCTGCCATTGCAAGCTTTTGCTGAATAAATGTCGTAATTGCTGCAACAACCGGTAAAATATAGAACGGATCTGCCTGTCCTAAGTCGAACCATAAGAATGTATGCTTACTAATTTCTGATGTTCTCATAATCGCATGGTAAAACGCGAATAAAATAGGCATCTGAACAAAGATTGGTAAACATCCTGCTAATGGATTTACACCATTTTTTTGATATAACTGCATCATTTCTTGTTGTAGTTTTTGCTGTGTTGCTTGATCTTTAGAACTATATTTCTCTTTTAACTTCACCATTTCTGGTTGTAACGCTTGCATTGCTTTCGTACTCTTCGTTTGTTTAATCATTAATGGTAATAATGCAAAACGAATAATAAGAGTTGTAACAACAATCGCTAAACCGTAATTACTACCAAATAAGTTGGCAAAATACGTAATTAACTGAGAAAGCGGGTATACGAAGTATTCATTCCAAATTCCAGTGCTTTTTGGTGTAATTGGCTGATTTACTTCACTACAGCCAGCAGTAATCGCCATTAATGCAACAACCATGGCTAGTAAACCTAATTTCTTTTTCAAAGCCTACTCCTCCT
This Bacillus paramycoides DNA region includes the following protein-coding sequences:
- the jag gene encoding RNA-binding cell elongation regulator Jag/EloR, translating into MSIITAKGQTVELAVQDALRQLNASKDRVDINIIDEGKRGFLGLFGNRPAVVEVVLKKDPIQECEEYLKNVIQDMGVEAEISKIVKGREVEFTISGKNVGVLIGKRGNTLNSLQYLIKLVANRNTKQYIGITLDAENYRSKRKATLEALSYRLAKQVANTKKRVVLEPMPSFERKIIHQALSNHQNIITTSEGKEPHRHVVISSK
- the spoIIIJ gene encoding YidC family membrane integrase SpoIIIJ; this translates as MKKKLGLLAMVVALMAITAGCSEVNQPITPKSTGIWNEYFVYPLSQLITYFANLFGSNYGLAIVVTTLIIRFALLPLMIKQTKSTKAMQALQPEMVKLKEKYSSKDQATQQKLQQEMMQLYQKNGVNPLAGCLPIFVQMPILFAFYHAIMRTSEISKHTFLWFDLGQADPFYILPVVAAITTFIQQKLAMAGTAGQNPQMAMMIWLMPIMILIFAINFPAALSLYWVVGNIFGIAQMYLIKGPEIKASKAGGSSK